The following nucleotide sequence is from Pithys albifrons albifrons isolate INPA30051 chromosome 2, PitAlb_v1, whole genome shotgun sequence.
GCATGACTGCAGGATCTCATTGTTGCCCTCCCAGCATGAGCTTTCATTGCACAACTGGCTGACCAGCTGCAGCCCTGTTCTTGGAGCTACAGGCAAGCTTGCCCAGAACCAGGCCACCCCCATTAAGCCACCATCCTTGCTGCTGGAGCACTTGCTTCATCAGCCTGATGCTGATCTGGgtcttttctgctgtttctgaacATGAGTTCTCATCTCATTGAGGTGTGTCATCCAGTGGAAATACTTtgtaaatgcaaataaaaataaataagtatatTCAATACCTCGGTCTCGAGGATGGGAAACAAGTAGTGGGAGATGCCCAGATAGAGAGGTTtcacagctgctgttgctggTTAGAAATTCTTGTGGATGTAGCCCCTGGAGCCCCCAACAATAGTTGGGAAGGGAGCTACCCAAACCAATGAGGGCTTGGGGCTGAGCCCTGTCAGCACCCCTTGCGTGGTCACCACCGCTGGGCACAGCCTCGCACTCCATCCTTTCTGATCTGTACGGGTGTGACACAGTGCAGGTAAAGGTCCTGTTGGCTGGGGGCACCACAGGTGTCTGTATCCAtcaggcagggcaaggcagaaGCGGGTACGTGGTGGATAAATTCTTTTGTGAACACTGGGAAACAGTTTTTACTTTTCAACTCTGTCAATATGATCTagctctgtctgtctctctatATATGTACAAACAGTATATCACAATGTTGCCTTTTTTGTTGGAAATATCAAAGTACAAAGATTGTAAACCAAATCGGTGTAATAAAAGTTTCAGATGATTCACTGAGGTGGTTGCCAGCGATGCATCTGTGAGTACTGATGCTGGGCAGGTATGAAGGCAGGTGAAGTGTCCTTAGAGGGCAGGGGGGGATGGAAGTCATCCCGCTTGCTTAATTTCCTGATGACACCTCCTGAGCAGGGTGGTCAAAGGACTGAGGCAGTCAAGTATGTGCCCTGTCCTTTCCTCAGGTGGCCACAGCCTGTAGAGCAAAAGGAAGATGCTCCATTCTGCTCCAAGCCTGAAGAAGCTGCTCAGTTTTCAGCCTTTTGGGCTGTGTGGGCCAGCAGTCCTGCACGGAACCCTCTAGCTTGAAGTGATGCAAaacacaaatttttttttggaCAGGTTTGCACAGAAGAGCACTATTAGGTAAGGTAAGCATCTGGTTGTAAAGACTTCATCTGTTTGCCAAGTGGGCTAGCACTGACCAAAGGCATAGCAACccaaagcaagaaaacacaGTGGTGAGACCTATCATTattgaatttatttctttttaattttcaccaCCCGTATCTGACTCCAGACAGATTTGctacaaatacaaataaattctTGAGCAGGGCAATATTCAGGAAAAGCTGCCCAGGAACTAGAAACAACATTCCCTCAATCCCCTATGTATCTCATGTCCTCCTCAGCAAAAAGCTTAAAAGAGCTGCCTGCCCTGAAATTTAGCTCTGGACTAGACCATTTAGAGATGGCAGAGACTTCACCTTAACTGCTTTACAGGTGGAACAATATCCAGTTACCTGAACTAAGTTTGCTACTGGAGCACATAAGAAACACCACTGGAGGTGGGATATAGTCTGGCATGCAGTGAGAGAGAGGACTCAAGAAGCAGATTGCTCTGTGGTGCCACTACAGTCCCTTGAGGTCTAATATTGTCTCCTATTAAGTTACAGGTTGGATGATGAGCCTCTGGGAAAGGCTGCAATGGCGGCCACAAGTAAAGTGTTTCTCAGAAATACGAATAAAACTAAGACTGAAGTAAAGAACCTCCAACACTGAGCCTCCAAAGCTCATTGCTCTGGAGCATTTTATTCAGAGGAGTTTGGCCAGGCGGTGCCGCAGCCTCACTGCTTCCCGATTGGCCCACACAATTTGGTCAATGAGGTAATCAGCCTCCAGGTCCACCTCTGTATGGCGGAGGTCAAGCTCAGTCAAAGTCTTGTTCTTTGCCAGCCCTTCaagcagctgcttcccaccaTTCTGCAAAAGAATGAGAAGGGGTCATTAAAGGAGGAGATCCAAAAGGGAgatgtatttttgcttttccctcctccccaggaCAACTTCCGCTGCTGGCAGGGGGAAGTCCATGAGATGGTGCCAAAAGGGACAAAGGCCATCACCCAAGCCCAAAATGTTGCTCACAGGAGAAGTGCAGGGAAGCAGTGTAACCTAATGCAGCTCTCAGTGATATGACACATACTAATGACTCCCTCTGGGTACCATGTCAGAAGTTCTCAAGCTCAGACTGGTTAATAACATGTCTGTCTGGTGATGATAACCTGAGAGGAGTCtgctcccccctgccccccagtCCCCAGCTCACTGCTGGCTGGGCACAAATGGCAGTGTGATTAGTGTGCTGCTCCTCATCTTGGCAGTGGTGAGAGCCCCAGTACTGGCAGCTTCCTGCCTGGATGCCATTTTCCAGGCTTGATTGGCTTTCCTGAGGGGAACATCTCACACAACTGAAATCCAGCCTGCTTGGGATAGAAAATGTGACATAGGTGGCCTTAGGGAGACAGCTCACTCTGGGGCATTTCCCTCTGTTACCCGAAGCACTGTTTTCAGGGATGTGAGAATTTGAACTTTATTCCCCCATTGCTATTCTCTTTCAGGTACCAAATACACTtcctcccccatcccctccaCCCAGATGGTCCCCTCATCCCAGCACCCTGCCTCTTAACCCTTTTGCCAAATAGGGCAGAGCAAAAAGAACTGGGAAGATGTCTCTTTTTAATGGGGTACAGCAATCAGAATTTAGTGCATCTCTAGCAAAATGCCTAATTTCCCCAAAGATAAAACCACTGGCTGAATtttgggctgctgtggggcttcACAAAGGGGTAATAGGAGAGCTTATCAGAAGGAAGATGCTAAGCCTAGAGATTATTATTTACTAAACAAAAATCCTTCTATCCCTTCTAACCTTTGCCCACTTGTATCATTAAGCTCAAATGGTTTTCCACATCCAGGACTGTAAAACTCAGAACTCAAAAGTTTTCTGCCATCAAATCCTTTCAAAACCATTGTCAGACACATTGATGCCAATATTCctgccagcagggacagctggtCTTGCTATCTCTTTATTTGACAGTGAGAATAATTGAGGCAGCACAGAAAGTTTAAAAGGCAGCATGATTGCTTTTGGCTGCCTAGTTTTGGATTTCTAAAACTCTTTTAAATCAGCAGAAGAGAAGCTGTCTAGTTTGTGGGCATGTTGCATACTGCTGCTCTTTGGGATGTAGCAAGATCTGTGGATGCTCTTCTGTCTAGAAAACATACGCCTGTGTTTTAGGAGTCACTTATAAGCACCCAGACGTGACACTTCTGACCCAGCACACCGctccagggctgcagggtgagttaAAGAAGCTCAACAACTGAGCCAATTTTCTAACAGTCTTCTCTGAGCATGTGATGGACAGGAGAATTTCGGGGAAGGGTGACACTGTGTGCTGCTGAGTGACAGATGGCACAGCAGATCCAAAGCACAGAGGATATGCATGAGGCCCTCGTCTCATGCCACCGATCATTATTAACTATTCTCACATGTGTGAAGCGGCTGTGATTTTTCCCAGGCATACTCCCTGGTGTTCAATTTACTTGGAGGGGGAATCCCTCTCTGCCCAAAGCTTCAAAACCAGATTCAGCTCCGTGAACAGAGCTAGATGTAACGAGTGAGATAAATGCATGTGCATGCACAGAAGGtgcccttctccttcctgccctctgcTAGAGTCTCTTCCCTGCTCACAACTGATTGTTATCACAGTAAGATTGCAAAGTGAGGGATGCATTTGCCTCTGTGGCTTTGAGGCAGGGCAGGCTCAGCATCTGCTTTGCAAGGCCACCACGCAGGCTCACAGACTGCAAGGAGAAGTGTGTTCTCTTACCAACCCCAGGTGGTTGCATGAAAAGTTAATGCTGCTCAAGATGGTGTTCCGAGCCAAGACCTGGGAGAACAGCATAGTGGTTGGCTCTGACAGGTTATTACTTCCCAGATGGATGGACTTCAGAGTCCTGTTGGTCAGCAGGGCATGGCCGATCGCCTCCCCGCCTTTGTCCTCTATGCAGTTGAGGCGCAGATTCAAGGAGATCAGAGTGGACTTCTCAGCCAGGGCGTGAGCAAGAGCCTGAGCCCCCAGATCACAGATCTGGTTGTTACACAGATTGAGGGTTTCTAATCTGCTGTGACTGATGAGCTTGCCAAGAgcttgtgcccccttgtccccaATGAGATTGTGGGACAAGTTCAGCTCCACCAAGGAGGGGTGATCCAGCAAGTTACGGGCCAGAAGCTTGGTCTTTTCATCATCCACATTGCTTTGTGTCAGCTTGAAAACCTGTGGGGATAAAAAATAATGTCACTAAAACAGCCAGTGCTTTGATCTGAGCTTTGTACAAGATCTCAAGGGAGTCAAGCCTGTGGTCCACCAGACAAGTTTCACCTCCCTTCACTTCAGACACCTTCAGCCAATGGGCTCAAGTATTTGCTTACACAGTGGGCAGATATTTCCAGCAGGCAGGGCATGCCACTAGTGTCCCATGCCTATTCTAGCAAAAAAATGGTTTGTCTTCTGGAAATTCCTGTTCCTCTCCTCTGACTGTGCAATATTTCTAAGTGGGGGCTAAAATTAAGGCAAGATAAATATATCCAAGCACCTGCACCAAGTAACAGCAGAGCCCACCCCAGATCAGTGTCAAACAGTGTCTGAATGAACATGCACACCAGTGGTAACCACAGTGCCATGTCCTGTGCTGTCAGGCCACCTTAACAGCCAAAAGAGAGATAATTTCTCTTCTGGAAGCAAAGTAGACAAAAAATGTCCCAAAGGATGATGATCTATGGGGAGAGTGTTCAGCCAGCTTGTTGTGTTCAGCCTGCTGATGTTTTGGAGGGGCTGAGTTATGTCCACTGCAGTTACTACAGAACTGAAGATGTTAATGCCCAGGAGGAAAACCATTCATCACTCTAAGACAAGTGTGAGTATTTCCCCATGCTCTTCTTGGGGGTCTTTGCTCCTCTGGGACAGGTTGACATGTATTTTACTGAGCATAACTACCAAAACCTCCTTATGAAAAACTCTCTGTGGACTTCTTCCCTCCGTCCCAGATCTGCGTCTGGAATTAAAACAGGAGCACTGCTGTCCCTTACGCTACAAGCAATATGTTTTGTGGGAGCAAGTATTTTTCTCAGACCCTCTGACAAGCCATTCTAACAAGGACATTGCAGAACAAGATACTCAGCACTAAGCCAGCAAGTTAACATCTCTGCACTCTGCCAGATTCTGTAATCTGCAAAAGAAAGGGTGCTGCTAGCAAGCAAActggtccctgtccctgcattTCTATCCCCAGGGGATTCAAAGATCTGTctaaggaaggaaggaaggtacAGTTCAGGGTATGTTACTTTCAAGCTGTGGCACATCTTCACGGCAGCAGCCAAATTGCAGCAGTCCTGGTTGGTGAAGTTAAAAAGGTACCACTCAAAGTTCATGCCACAGTCCTTCACGCCATAAACGAGATGAAGCTCTTCAAGGTGAGGAAGAGCAGTAATGAGATCTTTCAGGTCATAGTGTTGCACAAAGACCTCACCAAAATCAGCATCATTCCCTGTATCAGAAAGGtcatccctctcctcctttTGATACACCTGCACTGGCGGCAGGAACTGATCCATCTCCAGTTTCCGCACGTAACTTTTGCAGAGTGGGATGAGCTGTAGGACTTGGTTGGGGTCTGTGGTGTTAGGGGTGAAACATTTCAGGATGTTCTCCAAGTGACGTTCAAAGAACATCCGTTTCCAGCTGTCTCCATAGTTGGAAACATCACACACTTGCCAGCGCTCAATACAGCACCTCTTCCAGTACTCCTCATCGCTTACTAAGTTGGCAGTCACAGCAAGTGGAAGGCCAGTGGGGAGCCTGTCCAGCACCTTCCTTTGGTGCTCAGGCAGAAGATGGTTCAAAATAGGGTTCTCtggaaggaataaaaagaaggaGAGGTTGGTCTGGGCTATAAGAACCATGGCTGGGACTGTGGTTCTGCCCAGCCCCCAAGATGTATGCCCATGCCCTCCCTTCTGATACCAGCTCTCTTCTCAGTTGCCAAAGGCTGGTGCACTAGCTAAGCTGGCAGAAAATACGTAGGATTCACCTCCTACATTTCTGTGTAGGATTTCTAACTTTTACAATAAATATCAGTGTAATTGGGTTTACTCTCATAATATTTGGGAACTGCATCAGAAACTTAGCTCCCCATTTAAAATTAGTTTGAATGCAGTTTATATTCAGAGCAGGAATCCTGCTCCCAAGAGAGCTAATTCAGTCTTACAGTGATGGGAGATCCTGGCTTGCCATTTGTCGAACTTTCTCCCTTTTGGTTTCTAAGCATATTGAAGAACAGTATTTGAGAACTAGTGTCTGTGTGCTCTTCATGCAGGTCCTCATGTCTGTTTGTCTTAACTCAGGTGTCTGTCTTACCCCAAATTGATTCCTTTTCACTGAGACACACTCCTAGCTTTTAGGTCCACCTTCTTTAAGTAAAAGTTCTGTTTCCCCAGGAGctctttcccctcagtctctttcccaATTCTCACCCTAAACCTCAGCTGGCTTCTCTCTGGTGGAAGTTCTTTGTGGTAGGAAATGACAGAGAAAAGCCATGCGTACTCACATTGTGGCTGTTTGGTGATATATACAGAGTGTTGACTAACAGACATCATCAGTGGAGAGACCTATCTGTGCATGGGAAATCTGACTTTACAATACAAAGTGGGGTTAAACTTTATATTTCCTCTGTTGTTGTGGCATTTCTTTCCTAAGGACACCCAGAGTTTTACCACAGCCTCTTCCTGGTGTCTGTTTTCCCATGTCCTACAGATGACACTGCAGTGACCTTCTCTGAAAAAGTCCCATGACACAAGCAGAGATGGGACATCTATGGGCAGGACTGGGCTAGGTTCACTTGGGCTCACTCAGGCC
It contains:
- the TCTE1 gene encoding dynein regulatory complex subunit 5, translated to MQEPATGDTSTALPSSGPAQASLDAGSYYARRCITEDSNWSLVTVPHLTELCLQHIVHNFEKNPILNHLLPEHQRKVLDRLPTGLPLAVTANLVSDEEYWKRCCIERWQVCDVSNYGDSWKRMFFERHLENILKCFTPNTTDPNQVLQLIPLCKSYVRKLEMDQFLPPVQVYQKEERDDLSDTGNDADFGEVFVQHYDLKDLITALPHLEELHLVYGVKDCGMNFEWYLFNFTNQDCCNLAAAVKMCHSLKVFKLTQSNVDDEKTKLLARNLLDHPSLVELNLSHNLIGDKGAQALGKLISHSRLETLNLCNNQICDLGAQALAHALAEKSTLISLNLRLNCIEDKGGEAIGHALLTNRTLKSIHLGSNNLSEPTTMLFSQVLARNTILSSINFSCNHLGLNGGKQLLEGLAKNKTLTELDLRHTEVDLEADYLIDQIVWANREAVRLRHRLAKLL